The proteins below are encoded in one region of Phaseolus vulgaris cultivar G19833 chromosome 1, P. vulgaris v2.0, whole genome shotgun sequence:
- the LOC137813433 gene encoding dof zinc finger protein DOF2.5-like, translated as MDLDQWAQGIGGGKAMEGSKPPILEKRARPQKDEALNCPRCNSTNTKFCYYNNYSLSQPRYFCKSCRRYWTEGGSLRNVPVGGDSRKSKRSPTSASSFPDLTTQPNFPHSPSNPKIHQAQDLNLAYPPVENHTSISKFIEVPYNTEDNTHQHNLQNLTSSYFSAMELLKTEITSSKGLTSFIPMSVSDSRTMYNSTGFPLLDFKPGLSFSLEGLENGYHDGLQGIQEGEGTRILFPVGDLKSQLVTKSAEFGPNRSQGDSTGYWNHGRY; from the exons ATGGACTTAGATCAGTGGGCACAG GGCATTGGAGGAGGTAAAGCTATGGAAGGTTCAAAGCCTCCAATTTTGGAGAAAAGGGCAAGGCCACAGAAAGATGAAGCTTTGAACTGCCCAAGGTGCAATTCAACAAATACTAAATTCTGCTATTACAACAACTATAGCCTCTCTCAACCAAGGTACTTTTGCAAGAGCTGTAGAAGGTATTGGACTGAGGGAGGATCTTTGAGAAATGTTCCAGTGGGAGGAGACTCAAGAAAGAGCAAGAGATCACCAACTTCTGCATCTTCATTTCCTGATCTCACAACACAACCCAATTTCCCTCACTCTCCTTCAAACCCTAAGATCCATCAAGCCCAAGATCTTAACTTAGCATATCCTCCAGTTGAGAACCACACCAGCATATCTAAATTCATTGAGGTTCCATACAACACTGAAGACAACACTCATCAGCACAACCTTCAAAATCTCACTTCTTCTTACTTTTCAGCAATGGAGCTTCTCAAGACTGAGATCACTTCATCAAAGGGCTTAACCTCTTTCATACCCATGTCAGTTTCAGATTCCAGAACAATGTATAACTCAACTGGGTTTCCTTTGCTGGACTTCAAACCTGGGCTCAGCTTCAGTTTAGAGGGGCTTGAAAATGGTTATCATGATGGTCTCCAAGGGATTCAAGAGGGTGAAGGGACAAGGATCTTGTTTCCTGTCGGGGATTTGAAGTCACAGCTGGTGACAAAGAGTGCTGAGTTTGGGCCAAATAGAAGTCAAGGGGATTCAACAGGGTATTGGAATCATGGTAGAtattag